From Scylla paramamosain isolate STU-SP2022 unplaced genomic scaffold, ASM3559412v1 Contig3, whole genome shotgun sequence, a single genomic window includes:
- the LOC135096319 gene encoding glycerophosphocholine phosphodiesterase GPCPD1-like isoform X1, which yields MRLTDLLTTQLPAFYYSIGTNTATHCILTRRLRVKAVPARRRRGTRRRREEQEEQEEEEQEEEEEEERGNSSRLTPPPSRLWIYFLMVYHKKEKGLSKFQDEDFEDHQPFPTLQKALEVVPHTCGFSVEVKWTMQMRDGTYELQHPFELNHFLDLIIKMILEHSDKRKIVFSCFHPDICTMLRLKQNRYPVMFLTQGVSEVWPPYEDQRTNSVQQAILYAVNADILGINVHTEDLMRDPSQITAAMEHNLIVFCWGDHNNDQENIKFLKKVGLHGIIYDKIDVYNTKDKKESIFLFEEQAAADELVRREEEKKKEEEEEVAAAAAAAANLAPSAARVMQGGGGESARQTSVLIL from the exons ATGAGACTGACAGACTTGCTCACCACACAACTGCCAGCTTTTTATTATAGTATAGGAACAAATACAGCAACACACTGCATCCTGACGAGGAG gttgAGGGTGAAGGCGGTgccagcaagaagaagaagaggaacaagaagaagaagggaggagcaggaggagcaggaggaggaggagcaggaggaggaggaggaggaggaaagggggaactCAAGCAGACTGACCCCCCCACCATCCCGATTGTGGATCTATTTCCTGATG GTGTACcacaagaaggagaaagggttgAGTAAATTCCAGGATGAGGACTTTGAGGATCACCAGCCCTTCCCCACTCTGCAGAAGGCCCTGGAGGTGGTGCCCCATACCTGTGGGTTCAGTGTGGAGGTGAAGTGGACAATGCAGATGAGAGATGGGACGTATGAACTTCAGCACCCGTTTGAACTTAATCATTTCCTCGATTTGATTATTAAG ATGATACTGGAGCACTCCGACAAGAGGAAGATTGTGTTTTCCTGCTTCCACCCCGATATCTGCACGATGCTGAGGCTGAAGCAGAACAGATACCCGGTTATGTTCCTTACTCAGGGCGTCTCCGAGGTCTGGCCACCCTACGAGGACCAGAGGACGAACAGTGTACAGCAAGCTATTCTCTATGCTGTCAATGCTGATATTCTG GGCATCAACGTGCACACAGAGGACTTGATGCGTGACCCCAGCCAGATTACTGCGGCCATGGAACACAACCTGATCGTGTTTTGCTGGGGCGACCACAACAACGACCAGGAAAATATCAAGTTTCTCAAGAAGGTCGGACTCCACGGCATCATTTACGACAA aATTGACGTCTACAACAcaaaggacaagaaagaaagtaTATTCCTGTTTGAAGAGCAAGCAGCGGCCGATGAGTTGGTCcgcagggaagaggagaagaagaaggaggaggaagaggaggtggctgctgctgctgctgctgctgctaacctGGCCCCCTCTGCTGCCCGGGTGATGCAAGGCGGGGGCGGGGAGAG
- the LOC135096319 gene encoding glycerophosphocholine phosphodiesterase GPCPD1-like isoform X2: MKALEVVPHTCGFSVEVKWTMQMRDGTYELQHPFELNHFLDLIIKMILEHSDKRKIVFSCFHPDICTMLRLKQNRYPVMFLTQGVSEVWPPYEDQRTNSVQQAILYAVNADILGINVHTEDLMRDPSQITAAMEHNLIVFCWGDHNNDQENIKFLKKVGLHGIIYDKIDVYNTKDKKESIFLFEEQAAADELVRREEEKKKEEEEEVAAAAAAAANLAPSAARVMQGGGGESARQTSVLIL; encoded by the exons ATG AAGGCCCTGGAGGTGGTGCCCCATACCTGTGGGTTCAGTGTGGAGGTGAAGTGGACAATGCAGATGAGAGATGGGACGTATGAACTTCAGCACCCGTTTGAACTTAATCATTTCCTCGATTTGATTATTAAG ATGATACTGGAGCACTCCGACAAGAGGAAGATTGTGTTTTCCTGCTTCCACCCCGATATCTGCACGATGCTGAGGCTGAAGCAGAACAGATACCCGGTTATGTTCCTTACTCAGGGCGTCTCCGAGGTCTGGCCACCCTACGAGGACCAGAGGACGAACAGTGTACAGCAAGCTATTCTCTATGCTGTCAATGCTGATATTCTG GGCATCAACGTGCACACAGAGGACTTGATGCGTGACCCCAGCCAGATTACTGCGGCCATGGAACACAACCTGATCGTGTTTTGCTGGGGCGACCACAACAACGACCAGGAAAATATCAAGTTTCTCAAGAAGGTCGGACTCCACGGCATCATTTACGACAA aATTGACGTCTACAACAcaaaggacaagaaagaaagtaTATTCCTGTTTGAAGAGCAAGCAGCGGCCGATGAGTTGGTCcgcagggaagaggagaagaagaaggaggaggaagaggaggtggctgctgctgctgctgctgctgctaacctGGCCCCCTCTGCTGCCCGGGTGATGCAAGGCGGGGGCGGGGAGAG